A genomic stretch from Lepisosteus oculatus isolate fLepOcu1 chromosome 7, fLepOcu1.hap2, whole genome shotgun sequence includes:
- the dyrk2 gene encoding dual specificity tyrosine-phosphorylation-regulated kinase 2 isoform X3: MNDHLHIGNHQQIHVQQLFEDNSNKRTVLTAQPNGLTPVGKASLPSVQERQLDSAHRRQGSSSSLKSSDGTGKSKPTPMTPEQAMKQYMPKLTAFEHHEVFNYPEIYFVGPNAKKRQGVIGGSNNGGYDDDQGSYIHVPHDHIAYRYEVLKVIGKGSFGQVVKAFDHKTHQHVALKMVRNEKRFHRQAAEEIRILEHLRKQDKDTTMNVIHMLENFTFRNHICMTFELLSMNLYELIKKNKFQGFSLPLVRKFAHSILQCLDALHKNRIIHCDLKPENILLKQQGRSGIKVIDFGSSCYEHQRVYTYIQSRFYRAPEVILGSRYGMPIDMWSLGCILAELLTGYPLLPGEDEGDQLACMIELLGMPSQKLLDSSKRAKNFVSSKGYPRYCTVTTLPDGSVVLNGGRSRRGKLRGPPGSKEWVTALKGCDDPLFLDFLKQCLEWDPSLRMTPSQALRHPWLRRRLPKPPTGEKTSLKRITESSGAITSISKLPPTSGSASKLRTNLAQMTDANGNIQQRTVLPKLVS; the protein is encoded by the coding sequence ATGAATGACCACTTGCACATCGGTAACCACCAGCAAATCCACGTTCAGCAGCTGTTTGAAGACAACAGCAACAAACGGACAGTTCTGACAGCGCAGCCCAATGGTCTTACCCCAGTGGGTAAGGCAAGCCTGCCTTCTGTACAAGAGAGACAGCTAGACAGCGCCCATCGTCGCCAGGGCAGTTCCAGCTCGTTGAAGTCCTCTGATGGGACAGGGAAGTCCAAACCCACCCCCATGACGCCTGAGCAAGCCATGAAGCAATACATGCCCAAGCTGACAGCATTCGAGCATCATGAGGTCTTTAATTACCCAGAAATCTACTTCGTGGGTCCAAATGCCAAGAAGAGGCAGGGCGTCATTGGGGGCTCCAACAATGGTGGCTACGACGATGACCAGGGCTCTTACATCCATGTGCCCCATGACCACATTGCCTACCGGTATGAAGTTCTCAAGGTCATCGGCAAAGGAAGCTTTGGCCAGGTGGTAAAGGCCTTTGACCACAAGACTCACCAGCACGTGGCACTTAAGATGGTGCGGAATGAAAAACGCTTCCACAGACAGGCCGCTGAGGAGATACGCATCCTGGAGCACCTTCGGAAGCAGGACAAGGACACCACCATGAATGTCATCCACATGTTGGAGAACTTCACATTCCGCAACCACATCTGCATGACGTTCGAGCTGCTCAGTATGAACCTCTATGAGCTGATCAAGAAGAATAAGTTTCAGGGCTTCAGCCTACCGCTGGTGCGCAAGTTTGCGCACTCTATACTGCAGTGCTTGGATGCTTTGCACAAGAACCGAATCATCCACTGTGACCTTAAACCAGAGAACATTCTGTTAAAGCAGCAGGGCCGGAGCGGGATTAAGGTTATTGACTTTGGTTCTAGCTGCTATGAGCACCAGCGGGTCTATACCTACATACAATCGCGTTTCTACAGAGCACCCGAGGTTATACTGGGGTCACGGTATGGGATGCCAATTGATATGTGGAGCCTGGGTTGTATATTGGCGGAGCTGCTGACCGGTTATCCTCTCTTACCCGGGGAAGACGAAGGGGACCAACTGGCGTGTATGATAGAGTTGCTTGGCATGCCCTCGCAAAAGCTGTTGGATTCATCCAAAAGAGCCAAAAATTTTGTCAGCTCCAAGGGTTACCCCCGCTATTGCACGGTTACGACTCTGCCGGACGGCTCGGTGGTTTTGAACGGTGGGCGGTCACGCAGGGGGAAGCTGAGGGGGCCACCGGGGAGTAAAGAGTGGGTGACCGCTCTGAAGGGCTGTGATGACCCGCTCTTCCTGGACTTCTTGAAACAGTGTTTGGAGTGGGATCCCTCACTACGCATGACACCCAGTCAGGCTTTGCGCCACCCCTGGCTCCGGAGACGCTTGCCAAAACCCCCTACTGGGGAAAAAACCTCTCTCAAGCGGATCACCGAGAGCTCTGGTGCTATTACATCAATTTCCAAATTACCTCCAACTTCAGGGTCGGCCTCAAAGTTAAGGACTAATTTGGCACAGATGACTGATGCCAATGGGAATATTCAACAAAGGACAGTATTGCCAAAATTAGTCAGTTGA
- the dyrk2 gene encoding dual specificity tyrosine-phosphorylation-regulated kinase 2 isoform X1, which translates to MLTKKPSAAVYPTGKGGEGVCQLQSSPGIGAGGLRAGAGADPSSPAGLPPLRHPNSNTVGGNKNTMNDHLHIGNHQQIHVQQLFEDNSNKRTVLTAQPNGLTPVGKASLPSVQERQLDSAHRRQGSSSSLKSSDGTGKSKPTPMTPEQAMKQYMPKLTAFEHHEVFNYPEIYFVGPNAKKRQGVIGGSNNGGYDDDQGSYIHVPHDHIAYRYEVLKVIGKGSFGQVVKAFDHKTHQHVALKMVRNEKRFHRQAAEEIRILEHLRKQDKDTTMNVIHMLENFTFRNHICMTFELLSMNLYELIKKNKFQGFSLPLVRKFAHSILQCLDALHKNRIIHCDLKPENILLKQQGRSGIKVIDFGSSCYEHQRVYTYIQSRFYRAPEVILGSRYGMPIDMWSLGCILAELLTGYPLLPGEDEGDQLACMIELLGMPSQKLLDSSKRAKNFVSSKGYPRYCTVTTLPDGSVVLNGGRSRRGKLRGPPGSKEWVTALKGCDDPLFLDFLKQCLEWDPSLRMTPSQALRHPWLRRRLPKPPTGEKTSLKRITESSGAITSISKLPPTSGSASKLRTNLAQMTDANGNIQQRTVLPKLVS; encoded by the coding sequence GTCGGAGGCAATAAGAACACCATGAATGACCACTTGCACATCGGTAACCACCAGCAAATCCACGTTCAGCAGCTGTTTGAAGACAACAGCAACAAACGGACAGTTCTGACAGCGCAGCCCAATGGTCTTACCCCAGTGGGTAAGGCAAGCCTGCCTTCTGTACAAGAGAGACAGCTAGACAGCGCCCATCGTCGCCAGGGCAGTTCCAGCTCGTTGAAGTCCTCTGATGGGACAGGGAAGTCCAAACCCACCCCCATGACGCCTGAGCAAGCCATGAAGCAATACATGCCCAAGCTGACAGCATTCGAGCATCATGAGGTCTTTAATTACCCAGAAATCTACTTCGTGGGTCCAAATGCCAAGAAGAGGCAGGGCGTCATTGGGGGCTCCAACAATGGTGGCTACGACGATGACCAGGGCTCTTACATCCATGTGCCCCATGACCACATTGCCTACCGGTATGAAGTTCTCAAGGTCATCGGCAAAGGAAGCTTTGGCCAGGTGGTAAAGGCCTTTGACCACAAGACTCACCAGCACGTGGCACTTAAGATGGTGCGGAATGAAAAACGCTTCCACAGACAGGCCGCTGAGGAGATACGCATCCTGGAGCACCTTCGGAAGCAGGACAAGGACACCACCATGAATGTCATCCACATGTTGGAGAACTTCACATTCCGCAACCACATCTGCATGACGTTCGAGCTGCTCAGTATGAACCTCTATGAGCTGATCAAGAAGAATAAGTTTCAGGGCTTCAGCCTACCGCTGGTGCGCAAGTTTGCGCACTCTATACTGCAGTGCTTGGATGCTTTGCACAAGAACCGAATCATCCACTGTGACCTTAAACCAGAGAACATTCTGTTAAAGCAGCAGGGCCGGAGCGGGATTAAGGTTATTGACTTTGGTTCTAGCTGCTATGAGCACCAGCGGGTCTATACCTACATACAATCGCGTTTCTACAGAGCACCCGAGGTTATACTGGGGTCACGGTATGGGATGCCAATTGATATGTGGAGCCTGGGTTGTATATTGGCGGAGCTGCTGACCGGTTATCCTCTCTTACCCGGGGAAGACGAAGGGGACCAACTGGCGTGTATGATAGAGTTGCTTGGCATGCCCTCGCAAAAGCTGTTGGATTCATCCAAAAGAGCCAAAAATTTTGTCAGCTCCAAGGGTTACCCCCGCTATTGCACGGTTACGACTCTGCCGGACGGCTCGGTGGTTTTGAACGGTGGGCGGTCACGCAGGGGGAAGCTGAGGGGGCCACCGGGGAGTAAAGAGTGGGTGACCGCTCTGAAGGGCTGTGATGACCCGCTCTTCCTGGACTTCTTGAAACAGTGTTTGGAGTGGGATCCCTCACTACGCATGACACCCAGTCAGGCTTTGCGCCACCCCTGGCTCCGGAGACGCTTGCCAAAACCCCCTACTGGGGAAAAAACCTCTCTCAAGCGGATCACCGAGAGCTCTGGTGCTATTACATCAATTTCCAAATTACCTCCAACTTCAGGGTCGGCCTCAAAGTTAAGGACTAATTTGGCACAGATGACTGATGCCAATGGGAATATTCAACAAAGGACAGTATTGCCAAAATTAGTCAGTTGA
- the dyrk2 gene encoding dual specificity tyrosine-phosphorylation-regulated kinase 2 isoform X2 produces the protein MFRVIMGKGGEGVCQLQSSPGIGAGGLRAGAGADPSSPAGLPPLRHPNSNTVGGNKNTMNDHLHIGNHQQIHVQQLFEDNSNKRTVLTAQPNGLTPVGKASLPSVQERQLDSAHRRQGSSSSLKSSDGTGKSKPTPMTPEQAMKQYMPKLTAFEHHEVFNYPEIYFVGPNAKKRQGVIGGSNNGGYDDDQGSYIHVPHDHIAYRYEVLKVIGKGSFGQVVKAFDHKTHQHVALKMVRNEKRFHRQAAEEIRILEHLRKQDKDTTMNVIHMLENFTFRNHICMTFELLSMNLYELIKKNKFQGFSLPLVRKFAHSILQCLDALHKNRIIHCDLKPENILLKQQGRSGIKVIDFGSSCYEHQRVYTYIQSRFYRAPEVILGSRYGMPIDMWSLGCILAELLTGYPLLPGEDEGDQLACMIELLGMPSQKLLDSSKRAKNFVSSKGYPRYCTVTTLPDGSVVLNGGRSRRGKLRGPPGSKEWVTALKGCDDPLFLDFLKQCLEWDPSLRMTPSQALRHPWLRRRLPKPPTGEKTSLKRITESSGAITSISKLPPTSGSASKLRTNLAQMTDANGNIQQRTVLPKLVS, from the coding sequence GTCGGAGGCAATAAGAACACCATGAATGACCACTTGCACATCGGTAACCACCAGCAAATCCACGTTCAGCAGCTGTTTGAAGACAACAGCAACAAACGGACAGTTCTGACAGCGCAGCCCAATGGTCTTACCCCAGTGGGTAAGGCAAGCCTGCCTTCTGTACAAGAGAGACAGCTAGACAGCGCCCATCGTCGCCAGGGCAGTTCCAGCTCGTTGAAGTCCTCTGATGGGACAGGGAAGTCCAAACCCACCCCCATGACGCCTGAGCAAGCCATGAAGCAATACATGCCCAAGCTGACAGCATTCGAGCATCATGAGGTCTTTAATTACCCAGAAATCTACTTCGTGGGTCCAAATGCCAAGAAGAGGCAGGGCGTCATTGGGGGCTCCAACAATGGTGGCTACGACGATGACCAGGGCTCTTACATCCATGTGCCCCATGACCACATTGCCTACCGGTATGAAGTTCTCAAGGTCATCGGCAAAGGAAGCTTTGGCCAGGTGGTAAAGGCCTTTGACCACAAGACTCACCAGCACGTGGCACTTAAGATGGTGCGGAATGAAAAACGCTTCCACAGACAGGCCGCTGAGGAGATACGCATCCTGGAGCACCTTCGGAAGCAGGACAAGGACACCACCATGAATGTCATCCACATGTTGGAGAACTTCACATTCCGCAACCACATCTGCATGACGTTCGAGCTGCTCAGTATGAACCTCTATGAGCTGATCAAGAAGAATAAGTTTCAGGGCTTCAGCCTACCGCTGGTGCGCAAGTTTGCGCACTCTATACTGCAGTGCTTGGATGCTTTGCACAAGAACCGAATCATCCACTGTGACCTTAAACCAGAGAACATTCTGTTAAAGCAGCAGGGCCGGAGCGGGATTAAGGTTATTGACTTTGGTTCTAGCTGCTATGAGCACCAGCGGGTCTATACCTACATACAATCGCGTTTCTACAGAGCACCCGAGGTTATACTGGGGTCACGGTATGGGATGCCAATTGATATGTGGAGCCTGGGTTGTATATTGGCGGAGCTGCTGACCGGTTATCCTCTCTTACCCGGGGAAGACGAAGGGGACCAACTGGCGTGTATGATAGAGTTGCTTGGCATGCCCTCGCAAAAGCTGTTGGATTCATCCAAAAGAGCCAAAAATTTTGTCAGCTCCAAGGGTTACCCCCGCTATTGCACGGTTACGACTCTGCCGGACGGCTCGGTGGTTTTGAACGGTGGGCGGTCACGCAGGGGGAAGCTGAGGGGGCCACCGGGGAGTAAAGAGTGGGTGACCGCTCTGAAGGGCTGTGATGACCCGCTCTTCCTGGACTTCTTGAAACAGTGTTTGGAGTGGGATCCCTCACTACGCATGACACCCAGTCAGGCTTTGCGCCACCCCTGGCTCCGGAGACGCTTGCCAAAACCCCCTACTGGGGAAAAAACCTCTCTCAAGCGGATCACCGAGAGCTCTGGTGCTATTACATCAATTTCCAAATTACCTCCAACTTCAGGGTCGGCCTCAAAGTTAAGGACTAATTTGGCACAGATGACTGATGCCAATGGGAATATTCAACAAAGGACAGTATTGCCAAAATTAGTCAGTTGA